A single genomic interval of Pyrus communis chromosome 7, drPyrComm1.1, whole genome shotgun sequence harbors:
- the LOC137740462 gene encoding pre-mRNA-processing-splicing factor 8A-like — MVMPPQWGTRQQVHLPSALSENDFLNDLEPLGWMHTQPNERPQLSFQDVAWLENTKQGNGEKCIILTCSFTPVLIQETAEAKLIHKDTFPTHSGKAQMILSDWFLGFFKIPDNGPWNYNFMGVRHTASMKYDMKLGMLREYYHQDHCPIHFLEFCNMEEGATVEGGRDDHFE; from the exons ATGGTCATGCCACCACAGTGGGGGACTCGCCAGCAAGTTCATCTGCCATCAGCTCTCTCTGAGAATGATTTCCTCAATGATTTAGAGCCTTTGGGATGGATGCACACGCAGCCAAATGAGCGTCCTCAGCTTTCTTTCCAGGATGTCGCATGGCTGGAGAACACCAAGCAAGGGAATGGGGAGAAGTGCATCATTTTAACCTGCAGTTTCACTCCAG TGCTAATACAGGAGACAGCGGAAGCAAAGTTAATCCACAAGGATACCTTTCCAACCCATTCTGGGAAAGCTCAGATGATTCTCAGCGACTGGTTTCTTGGATTCTTCAAGATTCCTGATAATGGCCCGTGGAACTACAACTTCATGGGGGTGAGGCATACAGCAAGCATGAAGTATGACATGAAGCTTGGGATGCTAAGGGAGTACTATCACCAGGACCACTGCCCGATCCATTTCCTTGAGTTCTGCAACATGGAGGAAGGTGCCACAGTAGAGGGAGGTCGTGACGATCACTTCGAGTAA
- the LOC137739156 gene encoding fasciclin-like arabinogalactan protein 21 — protein MAPPCTRWHAAVYFTMAAVLAFIAISMTLRSQPNDESSQSRPISHFVSLGASRTLRRAGFTVIATLLQLSPELFFSSANTTLFAIKDSAISNSSLPPRLLKNLLRYHTSPLRLSFEHLVNMTQGTCLPTLYQNKKIAITKINEKERSVEINHVLVSHPNLFLEGPISIHGVLGPFSALDPSDVNEGWDIIQSPACDSSSNMVSDVPDAKNMVEWSRIIRLLSSNGFVSFAVGLNSVLDRILGDHKGLKSVTIFLPPSLELEAYPSPLLEKIVRFHILPQRYTTRELESMPARTLLMTLLHDQPLEFTGTLDFMKELVVNGVKIVAPDIFSSNRFTVHGISRPFELDHLPAPAR, from the coding sequence ATGGCGCCTCCCTGCACTCGCTGGCACGCAGCAGTCTACTTCACCATGGCTGCAGTCTTGGCCTTCATCGCAATCTCCATGACTCTGCGGTCACAACCCAACGACGAGTCCTCCCAATCCAGACCCATCAGCCACTTCGTCTCCCTCGGCGCCTCAAGAACTCTGAGACGAGCTGGCTTCACCGTCATCGCCACCCTTCTCCAGCTCTCGCCGGAACTCTTCTTCTCCTCCGCAAACACCACCCTCTTTGCCATCAAAGACTCCGCCATCTCCAACTCCTCCCTCCCGCCACGCCTACTCAAAAACCTCCTGCGGTACCACACTTCTCCTCTCAGGCTTTCCTTCGAACACCTTGTCAACATGACTCAGGGTACTTGCTTGCCGACCCTGTATCAGAACAAGAAGATCGCAATCACCAAAATCAACGAGAAGGAAAGATCGGTGGAAATCAATCACGTGTTGGTGTCGCACCCGAATCTGTTTCTTGAGGGACCGATTTCGATTCACGGTGTTCTTGGCCCGTTCTCCGCTTTGGATCCGAGCGATGTTAATGAGGGTTGGGATATTATCCAATCGCCGGCCTGTGATTCCAGTTCCAACATGGTTTCTGATGTTCCTGATGCCAAGAACATGGTCGAATGGTCCCGGATCATCCGATTGCTGAGTTCGAACGGGTTCGTTTCTTTTGCTGTCGGGCTGAACTCTGTTCTTGATCGGATTCTTGGAGATCATAAGGGTTTGAAGTCTGTGACAATCTTTCTTCCGCCAAGCTTGGAGCTTGAAGCGTATCCTTCCCCCTTGCTCGAGAAGATTGTGAGGTTTCATATTCTGCCCCAGAGGTATACAACCAGAGAGCTCGAATCGATGCCTGCCAGAACACTGCTCATGACCCTGCTTCATGATCAGCCTCTTGAGTTCACTGGGACTCTGGATTTCATGAAAGAATTGGTCGTTAATGGAGTGAAAATCGTGGCGCCTGATATCTTTTCTTCAAATAGGTTTACTGTCCATGGGATCTCCCGACCTTTCGAGCTGGATCATCTGCCTGCTCCAGCGAGATAA